A window from Halomicrobium urmianum encodes these proteins:
- the lpdA gene encoding dihydrolipoyl dehydrogenase, whose amino-acid sequence MTAGDGPTETELLIVGGGPGGYVAAIRAAQLGVDTTLVEKDAFGGTCLNYGCIPSKALISGADVAHEAGDAEHMGIYADPAVDLTGMVEWKDGVVTRLTRGVESLCESEGVDLIEGTATFTGEHAARVDRDEGDPAEIEFEHAVVATGSRPITVPGFEFDGERILSSKDALSLESVPDRLLVVGAGYIGMELSTVYAKLGADVTVVEMLDEALPTYEDDVAKLVRERAEDLGVDFHFGEAAQEWEAADEGAVVYTEDEDGGRTAFEADRTLVAVGRQAVTDGLGLDALGLEPDENGFLETDDRGRTDLEHVFAVGDVAGEPMLAHTAMVEGEVAAEVVAGEPAALDHQAIPAAVFTDPEVGTVGMTEAEAEEAGFDPIVGEMPMRASGRAMTLDERDGFVRVVADAETEFLLGAQVVAPEASELIAELALAVEMGATLEDVAGTIHTHPTLSEAVREAVLDATGDAVHTQ is encoded by the coding sequence ATGACTGCCGGAGACGGACCGACGGAAACGGAACTGCTGATCGTTGGCGGCGGGCCGGGCGGCTACGTCGCCGCCATCCGCGCCGCCCAGCTGGGCGTCGACACGACGCTGGTCGAGAAAGACGCGTTCGGCGGGACCTGCCTCAACTACGGCTGCATCCCCTCGAAGGCGCTGATCTCCGGGGCCGACGTGGCCCACGAGGCCGGCGACGCCGAGCACATGGGCATCTACGCCGACCCCGCCGTCGACCTGACCGGGATGGTCGAGTGGAAGGATGGCGTCGTGACCCGGCTGACCCGCGGCGTCGAGTCCCTCTGCGAGAGCGAGGGCGTCGACCTGATCGAGGGGACGGCGACGTTCACCGGCGAGCACGCGGCCCGGGTCGACCGGGACGAGGGCGACCCGGCCGAGATCGAGTTCGAGCACGCCGTCGTCGCGACCGGGAGCCGACCGATCACGGTGCCGGGCTTCGAGTTCGACGGCGAGCGAATCCTCTCCTCGAAGGACGCGCTCTCCCTGGAGTCGGTGCCGGACCGCCTGCTGGTCGTCGGCGCGGGCTACATCGGGATGGAGCTGTCGACCGTCTACGCCAAGCTCGGGGCCGACGTGACCGTCGTCGAGATGCTGGACGAGGCGCTGCCGACCTACGAGGACGACGTGGCGAAGCTCGTCCGCGAACGGGCCGAGGACCTCGGCGTGGACTTCCACTTCGGCGAGGCCGCCCAGGAGTGGGAGGCGGCCGACGAGGGCGCGGTCGTCTACACGGAGGACGAGGACGGCGGGCGGACGGCCTTCGAGGCCGACCGGACGCTGGTCGCCGTCGGCCGACAGGCCGTCACCGACGGACTGGGGCTGGACGCGCTGGGCCTGGAGCCCGACGAGAACGGGTTCCTCGAGACGGACGACCGGGGCCGCACCGACCTGGAGCACGTCTTCGCCGTCGGCGACGTGGCCGGCGAGCCGATGCTCGCGCACACGGCGATGGTCGAAGGCGAAGTGGCCGCCGAGGTCGTCGCCGGCGAGCCCGCGGCGCTCGACCACCAGGCGATCCCCGCCGCGGTGTTCACCGACCCCGAGGTCGGTACCGTCGGCATGACCGAGGCCGAGGCCGAGGAGGCGGGTTTCGATCCGATCGTCGGCGAGATGCCGATGCGAGCCAGCGGCCGGGCGATGACGCTCGACGAGCGCGACGGGTTCGTCCGCGTCGTCGCCGACGCCGAGACGGAGTTCCTGCTGGGCGCGCAGGTCGTCGCGCCCGAGGCCTCTGAACTGATCGCCGAACTGGCCCTGGCCGTCGAGATGGGCGCGACCCTCGAAGACGTCGCCGGGACGATCCATACCCACCCGACCCTCTCCGAGGCCGTCCGCGAGGCCGTCCTCGACGCGACCGGCGACGCCGTCCACACGCAGTGA
- a CDS encoding dihydrolipoamide acetyltransferase family protein yields the protein MFEFRLPDLGTGVDEGELLAWRVAPGDAVEEDQVLAEVETDKAAVDVPSPVAGTVRELRADAGDVVAEGDVVAAIEVADEAAADEAESDDGAGDGETGDESTRAVSAKGRRVFAPPNVRRLARELDVEIAAVEGTGPSGRITESDVREAAEEDDDATGDGSADDGPTSVVGRVGADDGGDDEGGPTAVVSRVDTDDGGAGPTSVVSRVGEGQARQDDEQGTAAESEQSAEAAGEPNAATADETVTGRTVEGVAPDRREPYDGARRAVGERLARARREIPHATHHDTAAVPGLVRARERLRPLAEERDVTLNDMPFLLTAVAAALREYPVLNAKLDAESEEIVYEGVRNVGVAAATDADRTVPVVEDVDGKGLLALAAELEDLTARADEGTLDAAETETATFTVTDAGGEHADPVIRPPQTAVLAVGELTERPVAVSALPDGVDLDGEPESGVVAAPTLPLSLAVDRRVVDAAEAARFLDALTGYLADPTRLLLE from the coding sequence ATGTTCGAGTTCAGGCTCCCCGACCTGGGGACGGGAGTCGACGAGGGCGAGCTACTGGCGTGGCGCGTCGCCCCCGGCGACGCCGTCGAGGAGGATCAGGTGCTCGCCGAGGTGGAGACCGACAAGGCCGCCGTCGACGTCCCCTCGCCCGTCGCGGGGACCGTCCGGGAACTGCGCGCCGACGCCGGCGATGTCGTCGCCGAGGGCGACGTCGTCGCGGCGATCGAGGTCGCCGACGAGGCGGCCGCCGACGAGGCCGAGTCCGACGACGGCGCCGGCGACGGCGAGACCGGCGACGAGTCCACCAGAGCCGTCTCCGCGAAGGGCAGGCGCGTGTTCGCCCCGCCGAACGTCCGCCGGCTGGCGCGGGAGCTGGACGTGGAGATCGCCGCCGTCGAGGGGACCGGTCCGAGCGGGCGCATCACCGAGTCGGACGTCCGCGAGGCCGCCGAAGAGGACGACGATGCGACCGGGGACGGGAGCGCCGACGACGGCCCCACGTCCGTCGTCGGCCGCGTCGGTGCGGACGACGGAGGGGACGACGAGGGCGGACCGACCGCCGTCGTCAGCCGCGTCGATACGGACGACGGCGGGGCAGGACCCACGTCGGTCGTCAGCCGCGTCGGCGAGGGGCAGGCCCGCCAGGACGACGAGCAGGGAACGGCCGCCGAGAGCGAGCAGTCCGCGGAGGCAGCAGGGGAGCCGAACGCCGCGACGGCCGACGAGACCGTCACCGGACGGACCGTCGAGGGCGTCGCCCCGGACCGCCGCGAGCCCTACGACGGCGCGCGCCGGGCCGTCGGCGAACGACTGGCCCGCGCCCGGCGGGAGATCCCCCACGCGACCCACCACGACACCGCCGCCGTGCCGGGGCTGGTGCGGGCTCGTGAGCGCCTGCGCCCGCTGGCCGAGGAGCGCGACGTGACCCTGAACGACATGCCGTTTCTGCTGACGGCCGTCGCCGCGGCGCTGCGGGAGTACCCCGTTCTCAACGCCAAGCTCGACGCCGAGAGCGAGGAGATCGTCTACGAGGGCGTCCGCAACGTCGGCGTGGCCGCGGCGACGGACGCCGACCGGACCGTCCCGGTCGTCGAGGACGTCGACGGGAAGGGCCTGCTGGCGCTGGCCGCGGAACTCGAGGACCTGACGGCGCGCGCCGACGAAGGGACCCTCGACGCGGCGGAGACCGAGACGGCGACGTTCACCGTGACCGACGCCGGCGGCGAGCACGCCGATCCGGTGATCAGGCCGCCCCAGACAGCCGTCCTGGCCGTCGGCGAACTGACGGAGCGGCCCGTCGCGGTCAGCGCCCTCCCCGACGGCGTCGACCTCGACGGCGAACCGGAGAGCGGCGTCGTCGCCGCGCCGACGCTCCCGCTCTCGCTGGCCGTCGACCGCCGCGTCGTCGACGCCGCCGAGGCGGCCCGGTTCCTCGACGCGCTGACCGGCTACCTCGCAGATCCGACGCGGCTGCTGCTGGAGTAG
- a CDS encoding SRPBCC family protein, translating to MREVEVTRFVSARPDEVRRALSPAALVEAEGTFSVSAVEETDEGTVVTATGPWMAVPLRFESREDGLAYTAEGDVGPFDHLETVVTVVPKNEGSEVTARSAVSLNAPLPFADRIAAWKRRGELQRAVETLADEAF from the coding sequence ATGCGCGAGGTGGAGGTGACGAGGTTCGTGTCGGCCCGGCCCGACGAGGTCAGGCGCGCGCTCTCGCCAGCGGCGCTCGTCGAGGCCGAGGGCACGTTCTCCGTCTCGGCCGTCGAGGAGACCGACGAGGGCACCGTCGTCACGGCCACGGGGCCGTGGATGGCCGTGCCGCTCCGGTTCGAGTCGCGGGAAGACGGGCTGGCGTACACGGCCGAGGGCGACGTCGGCCCGTTCGACCACCTCGAGACCGTCGTGACGGTGGTCCCGAAGAACGAGGGATCGGAGGTCACCGCGCGCTCGGCCGTCTCGCTGAACGCGCCGCTGCCGTTCGCCGACCGGATCGCCGCCTGGAAGCGCCGCGGCGAACTCCAACGCGCCGTCGAGACGCTGGCCGACGAGGCGTTCTGA
- the pheA gene encoding prephenate dehydratase, whose amino-acid sequence MTTLTLGPEGTYSHRAARAVADDEDIEFRESVTAIVEAVADGEYDRGVVAVENSIEGSVTESLDAFANHEVAVVREIITPIRHALLAQEESFEVVASHAQALAQCRSYLEEHYPEADLEAVASTARGVERAREDPRFAGIGHPGNAGEGLRVLAEDIQDQSSNATRFVVVAPAEERSEAGSKSSFIVYPDVDYPGLLLEMLEPFADRDINLTRVESRPSGERLGDYVFHIDVAAGLYEERTQSALADIEEIAEQGWVRRLGSYDSETVLE is encoded by the coding sequence ATGACGACGCTCACGCTTGGACCTGAGGGGACCTACTCCCACCGGGCCGCCCGGGCGGTGGCCGACGACGAGGACATCGAGTTCCGGGAGTCGGTCACGGCCATCGTCGAGGCCGTCGCCGACGGCGAGTACGACCGCGGCGTCGTGGCCGTCGAGAACAGCATCGAGGGCTCGGTGACTGAGAGCCTGGACGCCTTCGCGAACCACGAGGTCGCGGTCGTCCGGGAGATCATCACGCCGATCCGTCACGCGCTGCTGGCCCAGGAGGAGTCGTTCGAGGTCGTCGCCAGCCACGCCCAGGCGCTCGCGCAGTGCCGGTCGTACCTCGAGGAGCACTACCCCGAGGCGGACCTGGAGGCCGTGGCCTCGACGGCGCGCGGCGTCGAGCGGGCCCGCGAGGACCCCAGATTCGCCGGCATCGGCCACCCCGGCAACGCGGGCGAGGGCCTGCGGGTGCTCGCCGAGGACATCCAGGACCAGTCCTCGAACGCGACCCGCTTCGTCGTCGTCGCGCCCGCCGAGGAGCGCTCGGAGGCGGGGTCGAAGTCCTCGTTCATCGTCTACCCCGACGTCGACTACCCCGGCCTCCTGCTGGAGATGCTCGAACCGTTCGCCGACCGGGACATCAACCTCACCCGCGTCGAGTCCCGCCCCAGCGGGGAGCGCCTCGGAGACTACGTCTTCCACATCGACGTCGCCGCAGGTCTCTACGAGGAGCGCACCCAGTCGGCGCTGGCCGACATCGAGGAGATCGCCGAGCAGGGCTGGGTCCGCCGACTCGGTTCCTACGACTCCGAGACCGTCCTCGAGTAG
- the lipA gene encoding lipoyl synthase has protein sequence MSRARKPDWLKMRPPSGERFTEIKQSLRERDLHTVCEEANCPNMGECWSGRDGPGTATFMLMGDRCSRGCNFCDVETGGMDPLDEDEPEQVADAVADIGLDYVVLTSVDRDDLPDQGAGHFARTIEAIKERHPGILVEALVPDFQGEEDLVQKVLDAEPDVFAHNVETVERLQWPVRDRRAGYEQSLSVLRQAARESDCYVKTSLMLGVGEYAHEVYQALSDLRQVGVDVVTLGQYLQPSRSHLEVSEYVHPDAFDTWRRVAEEELGFLYCASGPMVRSSYRAGELFVESVLATDDVEAARERARSQ, from the coding sequence ATGAGTCGCGCTCGCAAGCCCGACTGGCTGAAGATGCGGCCGCCGTCGGGCGAGCGCTTCACCGAGATCAAGCAGTCCCTCCGGGAGCGGGACCTCCACACCGTCTGCGAGGAGGCCAACTGCCCCAACATGGGAGAGTGCTGGAGCGGACGGGACGGGCCCGGCACGGCCACCTTCATGCTGATGGGCGACCGCTGCTCGCGGGGCTGTAACTTCTGCGACGTCGAGACCGGCGGGATGGACCCGCTGGACGAGGACGAACCCGAGCAGGTGGCCGACGCCGTCGCCGACATCGGCCTCGACTACGTGGTCCTGACCTCCGTCGACCGCGACGACCTCCCCGACCAGGGCGCGGGCCACTTCGCCCGGACCATCGAGGCGATCAAGGAGCGCCACCCCGGCATCCTCGTCGAGGCGCTGGTCCCGGACTTCCAGGGCGAGGAGGATCTGGTGCAGAAAGTCCTCGACGCCGAACCGGACGTCTTCGCCCACAACGTCGAGACGGTCGAGCGCCTCCAGTGGCCCGTGCGGGACCGCCGGGCCGGCTACGAGCAGTCGCTGTCCGTCCTGCGGCAGGCCGCCCGCGAGTCGGACTGCTACGTCAAGACCAGCCTCATGCTCGGCGTCGGCGAGTACGCCCACGAGGTGTACCAGGCCCTCTCGGACCTCCGGCAGGTCGGCGTCGACGTGGTGACGCTGGGCCAGTACCTCCAGCCCTCCCGCTCGCACCTGGAGGTCAGCGAGTACGTCCACCCCGACGCCTTCGACACCTGGCGGCGGGTGGCGGAGGAGGAACTGGGCTTCCTCTACTGCGCGTCCGGGCCGATGGTCCGGTCGTCGTACCGTGCGGGCGAGCTATTCGTCGAGAGCGTGCTCGCGACCGACGACGTGGAAGCGGCGAGGGAGCGAGCACGGAGCCAGTGA
- a CDS encoding Hsp20/alpha crystallin family protein: MTTPNPFEEIERAFDTLGGGLGTDLTGIAVDVVDEGDEFVVRADLPGYDSDDIDVTLQNRRLTIQAERETEAEAGDETFVTRERRRQSTSRTVQLPDPVEPDATANYDRGVLSVRLEKQADADGTDIPVN; encoded by the coding sequence ATGACGACACCGAACCCCTTCGAGGAGATAGAGCGCGCGTTCGACACGCTCGGTGGCGGCCTCGGAACGGACCTGACCGGCATCGCGGTCGACGTCGTCGACGAGGGCGACGAGTTCGTCGTCCGCGCCGACCTGCCGGGCTACGACAGCGACGACATTGACGTCACCCTCCAGAACCGGCGACTGACCATCCAGGCGGAGCGCGAGACGGAGGCCGAGGCCGGCGACGAGACGTTCGTCACGCGCGAGCGACGCCGCCAGAGCACCAGCCGGACCGTCCAGCTACCCGACCCCGTCGAGCCGGACGCCACCGCCAACTACGACCGGGGCGTGCTGTCCGTCCGGCTCGAGAAGCAGGCCGACGCCGACGGGACCGACATCCCCGTGAACTGA
- a CDS encoding S1 family peptidase, whose product MADRFGRRTFLTTIGSAATLSTAGCSVRSGSSNGAQVPTLLAGDEAVRRDRVPDTWKAHVETVWIARERLGEQLSGLEDVVGLKVVRSDVEYGGRPGLRLGVELASPEAEIDLPKDVEGIPVSVEEALERGLSACYNDADFDPVPGGVIVEAAEGGAFGTACCRVFDGGEPRLLTAAHLWESCNREDAVGSRTTQNGRYLGPVVRYDQNRDVAMVAPEELELDGDIKLIGSERRPIGGRVSEWGLALFLTGDHTVRKIGTSSGNTTGRVTGMAVEEGWEQCVDFGGNGVEAEYRNVPGDSGGPVFYEHEGEAFLVSVQQMWLREVGTACDDRLAADRGRGTAAAHLREQLGIQFVE is encoded by the coding sequence ATGGCCGACCGGTTCGGAAGACGGACCTTCCTGACGACGATCGGATCTGCTGCGACCCTCTCGACGGCCGGCTGTTCCGTCCGGAGCGGGTCCTCGAACGGGGCGCAAGTGCCGACGCTGCTCGCCGGCGACGAGGCGGTGCGCAGAGACCGGGTCCCCGATACCTGGAAAGCCCATGTCGAGACGGTCTGGATAGCCCGCGAGCGGCTCGGCGAACAGCTGTCCGGACTCGAGGACGTCGTCGGGCTGAAGGTGGTCCGCAGCGACGTCGAGTACGGCGGTCGTCCGGGCCTCCGTCTCGGGGTCGAACTCGCGAGCCCGGAGGCGGAGATCGACCTCCCCAAGGACGTCGAGGGGATCCCGGTGTCGGTCGAAGAGGCCCTGGAACGCGGTCTCAGCGCCTGCTACAACGACGCCGACTTCGACCCGGTGCCCGGCGGCGTCATCGTCGAGGCCGCGGAGGGCGGCGCCTTCGGCACGGCGTGCTGTCGCGTCTTCGACGGCGGCGAGCCGCGCCTGCTGACCGCCGCGCACCTCTGGGAGTCCTGCAATCGGGAGGACGCCGTCGGCTCCCGGACCACCCAGAACGGTCGCTACCTGGGTCCGGTCGTGCGGTACGACCAGAACCGCGACGTGGCCATGGTCGCGCCGGAGGAACTCGAACTCGACGGCGATATCAAGCTGATCGGTTCGGAGCGGCGACCCATCGGCGGCAGAGTGAGCGAGTGGGGACTGGCGCTGTTCCTCACCGGCGACCACACCGTGCGGAAGATCGGCACGTCCAGCGGGAACACGACCGGGCGCGTGACCGGGATGGCCGTCGAGGAGGGGTGGGAGCAGTGCGTCGACTTCGGCGGGAACGGCGTCGAGGCCGAGTACCGCAACGTCCCCGGCGACTCCGGCGGCCCGGTGTTCTACGAGCACGAGGGCGAGGCCTTCCTCGTGAGCGTCCAGCAGATGTGGCTGCGGGAGGTCGGCACCGCCTGCGACGACCGGCTGGCGGCCGACCGCGGCCGCGGGACCGCCGCCGCCCACCTGCGCGAGCAGTTGGGGATCCAGTTCGTGGAGTGA
- a CDS encoding DEAD/DEAH box helicase translates to MSRPADSEPSVAVADVLPEFSDAFPFERFNAMQSETLPALLETDENVVVSAPTASGKTALAEIAICKTLRAGGTALFLAPLRALTNEKESEWERFEDMGYSVYVVTGERDLNPRRAERADVLVMTPEKADSATRKHDSRRYGFIEDVDCCVIDEVHLLDSERRGSVLEVTVSRLRRLCDPRVVALSATMPNVEDVAAWLDAPEEATFSYGEQYRPVPLNADVKTYSHGENAFADKYRRLYRALDLAEPHIRDEGQALVFVSSRQDTVQAAKKARDEIAERDVPIGARGEYDFHTDAADLDNDTLRQSVLDGVGFHHAGLSKADKDRVEDWFKEGKIQLLFSTSTLAWGVNLPARCVVIRDTKIHDPLEGEVDMSPLDVLQMLGRAGRPGYDDQGYAWIVCDRSDADKYRRLLRDGTDIESRLAEDLDAHLNAEIALGTLRDVEDVMDWLETTFYYQRARAAPEQYADEGDLRDRVSATLKSLVDSGFVEMADLRLEGTPLGRLASKFYLRLDTAERFKDCADRADEDPEALDEDRLLAVVAGATEFDSVSARSDEEDAVAAVLGSRVDDLSAGQRKVLAILRSSMSGTTPTELQSDAWVIKQNALRLLAALRAFLDRFAGPRAANLARRVEGRVENGVSADAVGLTAVDGIGPGRASNLAAEGLRTPADVTDAGVSGLQSAGIGEGVAERVVENARDLPDVVVEWGDFPDAIPSGERELHEVTVRSVAGGARAGIRVTVNGHEMTAKPAYLGEATVPAAAFGGDADDLEFAVEVTFPELPLPPVVDTRTVRVE, encoded by the coding sequence GTGTCACGCCCCGCCGACAGCGAGCCCTCGGTCGCGGTCGCGGACGTCCTGCCGGAGTTCTCGGACGCCTTCCCCTTCGAGCGGTTCAACGCGATGCAGTCCGAGACGCTGCCGGCGCTGCTGGAGACCGACGAGAACGTCGTCGTCAGCGCGCCCACCGCCAGCGGCAAGACCGCACTGGCCGAGATCGCCATCTGCAAGACGCTGCGCGCCGGCGGCACCGCACTGTTCCTCGCGCCCCTGCGCGCGCTCACCAACGAGAAGGAGAGCGAGTGGGAGCGATTCGAGGACATGGGCTACTCCGTCTACGTCGTCACGGGCGAGCGGGACCTGAACCCGCGCCGCGCCGAGCGGGCCGACGTGCTGGTGATGACCCCGGAGAAGGCCGACTCGGCCACGCGAAAGCACGACTCGCGCCGGTACGGCTTCATCGAGGACGTCGACTGCTGCGTCATCGACGAGGTCCACCTGCTGGACTCCGAGCGCCGCGGGTCCGTGCTCGAGGTCACCGTCTCGCGCCTGCGACGGCTCTGCGATCCACGCGTCGTCGCCCTCTCGGCGACGATGCCCAACGTCGAGGACGTGGCCGCGTGGCTCGACGCGCCGGAGGAGGCCACCTTCTCCTACGGGGAGCAGTACCGGCCCGTCCCGCTGAACGCCGACGTGAAGACCTACAGCCACGGCGAGAACGCCTTCGCCGACAAGTACCGCCGGCTCTACCGCGCGCTGGACCTGGCCGAGCCTCACATCCGCGACGAGGGTCAGGCCCTCGTCTTCGTCTCCTCGCGCCAGGACACCGTCCAGGCCGCGAAGAAGGCCCGCGACGAGATCGCCGAGCGGGACGTCCCGATCGGCGCCCGCGGCGAGTACGACTTCCACACCGACGCCGCCGATCTGGACAACGACACCCTCAGACAGTCCGTGCTGGACGGCGTCGGCTTCCACCACGCCGGCCTCTCGAAGGCCGACAAGGACCGCGTCGAGGACTGGTTCAAGGAGGGCAAGATCCAGCTCCTCTTTTCGACCTCGACGCTGGCCTGGGGGGTCAACCTCCCGGCCCGCTGCGTCGTCATCCGGGACACCAAGATCCACGACCCCCTGGAGGGCGAGGTGGACATGAGCCCGCTGGACGTCCTCCAGATGCTCGGGCGCGCCGGCCGGCCGGGCTACGACGACCAGGGCTACGCCTGGATCGTCTGCGACCGCTCGGACGCCGACAAGTACCGCCGACTGCTCCGGGACGGGACCGACATCGAGTCCCGCCTCGCGGAGGACTTAGACGCCCACCTCAACGCCGAGATCGCCCTCGGGACGCTCCGGGACGTCGAGGACGTGATGGACTGGCTGGAGACGACGTTTTACTACCAGCGCGCGCGTGCCGCCCCGGAGCAGTACGCCGACGAGGGCGACCTCCGGGATCGGGTCAGCGCCACGCTGAAGTCGCTCGTCGACAGCGGGTTCGTCGAGATGGCGGACCTCAGGCTGGAGGGGACGCCGCTGGGTCGGCTGGCATCCAAGTTCTACCTCCGCCTGGACACCGCCGAGCGGTTCAAGGACTGCGCCGACCGCGCCGACGAGGACCCCGAGGCGCTGGACGAGGACCGACTGCTGGCGGTCGTCGCCGGCGCGACGGAGTTCGACAGCGTCAGCGCGCGCTCCGACGAGGAGGACGCGGTGGCCGCCGTCCTCGGCTCCCGCGTCGACGACCTCTCGGCCGGCCAGCGGAAGGTGCTGGCCATCCTCCGCTCGTCGATGTCCGGCACCACGCCGACGGAACTGCAGAGCGACGCCTGGGTGATCAAGCAGAACGCGCTGCGCCTGCTGGCCGCGCTCCGGGCCTTCCTCGACCGCTTCGCCGGCCCGCGGGCGGCCAACCTCGCCCGCCGCGTCGAGGGGCGCGTCGAGAACGGCGTCAGCGCCGACGCAGTGGGACTCACTGCCGTCGACGGCATCGGTCCCGGACGGGCGAGCAACCTCGCAGCCGAGGGCCTGCGAACGCCGGCGGACGTGACCGACGCCGGCGTCTCCGGCCTCCAGTCGGCCGGCATCGGCGAGGGCGTCGCCGAGCGCGTCGTCGAGAACGCCCGCGACCTCCCCGACGTCGTCGTCGAGTGGGGCGACTTCCCCGACGCCATTCCGAGCGGCGAGCGCGAACTCCACGAGGTGACGGTCCGCTCGGTCGCCGGCGGCGCACGCGCGGGGATCAGGGTGACCGTCAACGGCCACGAGATGACGGCCAAGCCCGCCTATCTCGGCGAGGCGACGGTCCCCGCGGCCGCCTTCGGCGGCGACGCCGACGACCTGGAGTTCGCCGTCGAGGTGACGTTCCCGGAACTGCCGCTGCCGCCCGTCGTCGACACGCGGACCGTACGGGTCGAGTGA
- a CDS encoding CobW family GTP-binding protein has product MSESIPVTLLSGSLGAGKTTLLNHLLANAGERDLAVLVNDVGEVNVDAELVAEGSDLDVGGGVTELSNGCICCELQDDLEAAVIRLARNREFDHLVVEASGISEPGPVARLFTTESRVAALYRVDALVTVLDTPQFLDAFAGVLASEASQGSGDERSESAGVPTSTASRGSTGERSESVDGEPERRGEEGDRPLSDLLVEQVELANVVLLNKADVCSEAELDEAEELVGALRPDAETIRTEFSRVDPDRLFDRDLFDVERMSDLSGWKRALDAAEDEADDHAGREDDDDHAGHSHPDEVYGVTSFVYRRRRPFHPERFAEALRELPAGVVRSKGTAWVAGNDSRVVIGHAGPSIRAESRGPWITGLPEVERDLYRSNRPDLEWHEEHGDRQTELVFIGTDYDEGAIRKRLDDALVTDEEWDGTDALSDPFPGEQDDPTVVREP; this is encoded by the coding sequence ATGAGCGAGTCGATTCCGGTCACGCTCCTCTCGGGGAGCCTCGGTGCCGGGAAGACGACCCTGTTGAACCACCTGCTCGCGAACGCCGGCGAGCGGGACCTCGCCGTCCTCGTCAACGACGTGGGCGAGGTCAACGTCGACGCCGAACTCGTCGCGGAGGGCTCGGACCTCGACGTCGGCGGCGGCGTCACGGAGCTCTCGAACGGCTGCATCTGCTGTGAGCTACAGGACGACCTGGAGGCGGCGGTGATCAGGCTGGCACGGAACCGGGAGTTCGACCACCTCGTCGTCGAGGCGTCGGGCATCTCCGAGCCCGGCCCGGTCGCGCGGCTGTTCACGACGGAGTCGCGCGTGGCCGCGCTGTACCGCGTCGACGCGCTGGTCACGGTCCTCGACACGCCGCAGTTCCTCGACGCCTTCGCCGGCGTCCTGGCGAGCGAAGCGAGCCAGGGCTCGGGAGACGAGCGAAGCGAGTCTGCCGGCGTTCCGACGAGTACCGCGAGTCGGGGCTCGACAGGCGAACGGAGTGAGTCTGTCGACGGCGAGCCCGAGCGCCGCGGCGAGGAGGGCGACCGGCCGCTGTCGGACCTGCTCGTCGAGCAGGTGGAACTTGCCAACGTCGTCCTGCTGAACAAGGCCGACGTCTGTAGCGAGGCGGAACTCGACGAGGCCGAGGAGCTGGTCGGCGCGCTCCGGCCGGACGCCGAGACGATCCGGACGGAGTTCTCGCGGGTCGACCCGGACCGGCTGTTCGACCGCGACCTGTTCGACGTCGAGCGCATGAGCGACCTGTCGGGGTGGAAGCGGGCGCTCGACGCCGCGGAGGACGAAGCAGACGACCACGCGGGCCGCGAGGACGACGACGACCACGCGGGCCACAGCCACCCGGACGAGGTGTACGGCGTCACATCCTTCGTCTACCGTCGGCGCCGTCCCTTCCATCCGGAGCGGTTCGCCGAGGCCCTCCGGGAACTCCCCGCGGGCGTCGTCCGATCGAAGGGGACCGCCTGGGTCGCCGGCAACGACTCGCGCGTCGTGATCGGTCACGCCGGGCCGTCGATCCGGGCCGAGAGCCGGGGGCCCTGGATCACGGGCCTGCCCGAGGTCGAGCGGGACCTCTACCGGTCGAACCGACCGGACCTGGAGTGGCACGAGGAGCACGGTGACCGGCAGACGGAACTGGTGTTCATCGGCACCGACTACGACGAAGGGGCGATCCGGAAACGGCTGGACGACGCGCTGGTCACCGACGAGGAGTGGGACGGGACCGACGCGCTGTCGGACCCGTTCCCTGGCGAACAGGACGACCCGACGGTCGTCCGGGAACCCTAA